A section of the Telopea speciosissima isolate NSW1024214 ecotype Mountain lineage chromosome 3, Tspe_v1, whole genome shotgun sequence genome encodes:
- the LOC122655856 gene encoding IAA-amino acid hydrolase ILR1-like 1, with the protein MAFSKWVFLILILHLFETILTISSSSLTAKELAESSVSYLSHAKTPEFMDWIVGVRRKIHEYPEIAYEEFETSKLIRAELDKMGIPYKHPFAGTGVVGYVGTGKAPFVGIRADMDALPMQEIVEWEHKSKIPGKMHACGHDGHVAMLLGAAKILNEYRDNIQGTVALLFQPAEEGGGGAKKMIEDGALENIVAIFALHVSIEIPVGSVASRPGLIRAGSGFFEAVISGRGGHAAIPHNTIDPILAASNAVVSLQHLVSREADPLDSQVVSVAKFQGGSAFNVIPDSVTIGGTFRALSNEKFMQLKQRIEEVIKGGAAVHRCSAKVDFLEDKKPFYPVTVNNEDLHEHFWKVAGDMIGVQNLEIMKPTMGAEDFAFFSEIIPGYNFFLGMKDETKGPLAANHNPSFTLNEDSLPYGAALQASLAMRYLLEFQPKSQLAEGKAHDEL; encoded by the exons ATGGCTTTCAGCAAATGGGTTTTTCTGATTTTGATCCTTCACTTGTTTGAGACAATACTCACTATCTCAAGTTCTTCCTTGACGGCCAAAGAGCTTGCTGAAAGTTCTGTGAGTTATCTCAGCCATGCCAAAACACCAGAGTTTATGGATTGGATAGTAGGTGTTAGGAGGAAAATACATGAGTACCCAGAAATTGCTTACGAGGAATTTGAGACCAGTAAGCTTATCAGAGCTGAGCTTGATAAGATGGGCATCCCttacaaacacccatttgcaggTACCGGCGTTGTCGGCTATGTCGGCACCGGTAAAGCACCCTTCGTCGGGATTAGAGCAGATATGGACGCTCTTCCTATGCAG GAAATTGTGGAGTGGGAACATAAGAGTAAAATCCCTGGGAAGATGCACGCTTGTGGTCACGATGGTCATGTTGCCATGCTTCTTGGCGCAGCTAAAATCCTTAATGAGTATCGGGATAATATTCAG GGAACAGTTGCTCTTCTTTTCCAACCAGCTGAGGAAGGTGGTGGGGGAGCAAAGAAAATGATTGAGGATGGAGCATTGGAGAACATTGTTGCTATCTTTGCGCTCCATGTTTCTATTGAAATACCCGTTGGTTCAGTAGCTTCCAGGCCTGGCCTTATAAGGGCTGGAAGTGGTTTCTTTGAGGCAGTAATAAGTGGAAGAGGGGGTCATGCAGCCATCCCTCATAATACAATTGACCCAATTTTAGCAGCTTCCAATGCAGTTGTTAGCTTGCAGCATCTCGTTTCTCGTGAAGCTGATCCTCTAGATTCACAA GTGGTTTCAGTTGCAAAGTTTCAAGGAGGTAGTGCATTCAATGTTATTCCAGATTCTGTAACAATTGGTGGCACATTCCGAGCTCTTTCAAATGAAAAGTTTATGCAACTCAAGCAAAGAATTGAGGAG GTTATCAAGGGCGGAGCTGCAGTACATAGGTGCAGTGCAAAGGTTGATTTCCTTGAAGACAAGAAGCCCTTCTATCCAGTGACTGTAAACAATGAAGACTTACATGAGCACTTCTGGAAGGTAGCAGGGGATATGATCGGTGTGCAGAACTTGGAAATAATGAAACCAACGATGGGAGCAGAGGACTTTGCCTTCTTCTCTGAGATCATACCTGGATACAACTTCTTCCTTGGGATGAAGGATGAGACAAAGGGACCTCTTGCAGCTAATCACAACCCTAGTTTCACACTCAATGAAGATTCACTTCCTTATGGTGCAGCACTACAGGCATCATTGGCAATGAGGTACCTTCTTGAGTTCCAACCCAAGTCTCAGTTGGCAGAGGGAAAGGCCCATGATGAATTATGA